Below is a genomic region from Cognatiyoonia koreensis.
CGATAAAAGCGCCGTAGCTGACTCCGTCAATCTCTTCGATCCGGCTGCCAATCGCCGTGCCGAACACGACAAAGTAAAGCGAAGTCGACAAGACGGGTGACACAAGGCTTTGCGTGATGGTGCGAAAAAACCGGGCCATCTCGAACCGGTAGATTGCGCCGACAGCGGTGAAATTCATGCGTCTTCCCTCACAAGTCCAACAAATATCTCTTCGAGACTGCTTTGCTGCGTTTCCATATCGACCATTTTCAACCCAGCCCCCTGCAGGTCGTTCAGTAATGTCGTGATGCCGGTGCGTTCACCCTTCGTATCGTAGGTGTAGACCAGCGCAGCGCCATCATCCGCAATTTCAAGCTGGTAAGATGCAAGAGCCGCCGGAATACTTGTGACCGGTGCATCCAGCTCGATGCGCAAGCGCTTTTGGCCCATTTGCACCATCAAGTCCGCCTTGTCCTGTATCAAAAGGATTTCGCCCTTGTTGATGACGCCAACACGGTCAGCAATCGCTTCGGCCTCTTCTATGTAGTGCGTGGTCAAGATGATCGTCACACCCTGCTCTTTCAGCCGGGCGACAACGTTCCACATATCTTTGCGCAGTTCGACATCAACGCCGGCAGTCGGTTCGTCGAGGAACAGCACGCGAGGCTCATGGGACAGCGCCTTTGCAATCAGCACACGGCGCTTCATGCCCCCCGATAGGGTCATGATGCGGTTGTCCTTTTTGTCATAAAGCGACAAATCTTTCAGGATCTGGTCAAGCAGGGCATCATTACGTGGCTTGCCAAATAGGCCGCGCGAAAACTGCACCGTGCGCTTGACCGTCTCGAAAGGTTCAAGATTGATTTCCTGCGGGACAAGGCCAATCAAAGCGCGCGCTTCCCGAAATTCAGAACGCGTATCGTACCCGCCGACCGTAATCTTGCCAGAAGTCGCAACTGTGATCCCGCAAATCGTTGAAATCAATGTGGTCTTGCCCGCACCGTTTGGCCCTAACAGCGCAAGGATTTCACCCTCTTCGATTTCAAGATTGACGTTCTTGAGCGCTTCAAACCCGTCAGCATATGATTTGCGCAGATCTTGAACGGATACGATGGATGACATGGGAACCCTCAGACTTCTGCGCGGACCCTACTGCGCTGTTGCGGGAAGTAAAAGACACGGCCTCAAGCTGGACATCGTCACTTGACGCCTGCCGCCTGACTGACGAATGTGTCCGCACTGATTTCAGAACGAAATTCCGACGGACGCCATTGATGACGCCAAGTGATGCAGACGACCCTGCCGAAGACGAAAAGACCCGGCCGCCGGTCGTCACCACCCGTTACGAGACAGTGCGCGATCTATATGTCGCCATTCCGCAGATCGCAGAGCTGACGCAACAGCGCCCCCGCGAAGGGGAAGTAGCGCTGGAATACCTCTGGCGCTTGCGGTCATCGACGACCCCCGAAGAGGCCATTACCTTCACCGCCTTCGCAATCCAGCCGAAACTTGCCATCTGGTGGGGGCATGAATGTCTGCGCGCTATGCCGGACGCGCTGTCACAGCTGGACCGCCAGATGATGGAGCTGGTGGCGAACTGGATCGGACGTCCGGCAACCGATTTACGCCACGATGTTATGCGACAAGCTCTATATGCGCCTGCGCGCACACCAGGCGTGCACTTGGCGCTTGCAGTCGGTTGGTCTGGCGGATCAATTGCACCGAATGATACTGCAAGCGTGCCTCTGCACCGCGCACCCCGCGCAATTAACACCGGCATCCTGTCCTGCCTCGCCCGCGCCGACCTGTCGCGGCGCCCTGTATTCCTTGCCAAGTTTATCGACATGGCGGAATCGCTTTTCAAAGTTTATTAATGTCAGGCGCTTAGCCTTTTCGCGGATTCTGCCTGAATGACACTTACACTTCGGATCGAAAATTTTGACAGCTTGCCTGACGGTGGGCCGCTTTCGGTGACGTCGGATGGAAATGACCTGCAAGTGGGGCGATCTGCCTCTATGGACTGGTCGCTGCCTGATCCACAGCGTCACATTTCTGGTCATCATTTCGATGTGAGCTTTCGCAACGGAAAATACTTCCTGACGGATGTCTCGACAAACGGTGTCTTCCTGGAAGGGCAGCGTCACCGAATAGAGGGTGCACATGAACTGAAATCAGGTGAGCGGTTTCAGGTCGGCCATTATTTCATCACCGTCAGTCTGGGTGACGCAGCCGTCGCAGCCGCCGCGCCACCCCCGCAACAGGTTGAACCGCCGCAGCCGACACCGCCCGTCGTCGACGATAACAGCGACCCCTGGGCTATCGGAGGATCGCCTGCAGCGCCGATTGATCCGAACCCTCGGTCTGACCGGTCAGGTTTTGACGACTTCGCCA
It encodes:
- a CDS encoding DUF6931 family protein, whose amino-acid sequence is MTPSDADDPAEDEKTRPPVVTTRYETVRDLYVAIPQIAELTQQRPREGEVALEYLWRLRSSTTPEEAITFTAFAIQPKLAIWWGHECLRAMPDALSQLDRQMMELVANWIGRPATDLRHDVMRQALYAPARTPGVHLALAVGWSGGSIAPNDTASVPLHRAPRAINTGILSCLARADLSRRPVFLAKFIDMAESLFKVY
- a CDS encoding ABC transporter ATP-binding protein; its protein translation is MSSIVSVQDLRKSYADGFEALKNVNLEIEEGEILALLGPNGAGKTTLISTICGITVATSGKITVGGYDTRSEFREARALIGLVPQEINLEPFETVKRTVQFSRGLFGKPRNDALLDQILKDLSLYDKKDNRIMTLSGGMKRRVLIAKALSHEPRVLFLDEPTAGVDVELRKDMWNVVARLKEQGVTIILTTHYIEEAEAIADRVGVINKGEILLIQDKADLMVQMGQKRLRIELDAPVTSIPAALASYQLEIADDGAALVYTYDTKGERTGITTLLNDLQGAGLKMVDMETQQSSLEEIFVGLVREDA